A portion of the Plodia interpunctella isolate USDA-ARS_2022_Savannah chromosome 4, ilPloInte3.2, whole genome shotgun sequence genome contains these proteins:
- the LOC128669654 gene encoding trypsin-3-like isoform X1, with protein sequence MFHYVFITLAVLCTHSILATLTQPEKVLLQPDDELQSPEGVNLKALDMLGFDHDSIILSEKVPIYPEYVEPRPPVSEDRIVGGTEAEIEDHPYQVSFIVNNSYFCGGIIISENYIMTAAHCAQNVDPTTVVLRAGSAWRKNGTVIPIASVTPHPEYDNPPFDKDVAVMKTVLPMTFDETMQPIALPEREEPVDEGMTLIASGWGRMMQGAPTIPERLMEVEIPVVSYFRCMLVYYSVLTRNMLCAGNFFFGGKGTCQGDSGGPAVQNGKVVGITSFGRGCAQPLSPSVFALVSAPTIRDFIKEQTGL encoded by the exons ATGTTTCATtacgtatttattacattagcTGTGCTATGTACTCATTCAATTTTGG CCACCCTGACACAGCCAGAAAAAGTCCTCTTACAACCAGATGACGAGCTCCAATCTCCCGAAGGTGTCAATCTAAAGGCTCTTGATATGCTTGGCTTCGATCATGACTCCATAATTCTGTCAGAGAAAGTGCCAATCTATCCAGAGTATGTAGAACCCAGGCCTCCAGTGAGTGAAGACCGCATCGTGGGTGGAACAGAAGCTGAAATAGAGGACCATCCTTATCAAGTGTCATTCATTGTAAACAATTCCTACTTCTGTGGTGGAATTATTATCAGCGAGAACTATATAATGACTGCTGCGCATTGTGCTCAAAA TGTCGACCCTACAACTGTTGTCCTGCGAGCTGGCAGCGCCTGGCGTAAAAACGGCACAGTCATACCGATCGCTTCAGTGACCCCCCATCCAGAATACGATAACCCCCCTTTCGACAAAGACGTGGCCGTGATGAAAACTGTTCTGCCGATGACGTTTGATGAAACGATGCAGCCGATAGCACTGCCAGAGAGGGAAGAGCCTGTAGATGAGGGGATGACTCTTATAGCCAGCGGGTGGGGGCGTATGATG CAAGGTGCCCCGACTATACCGGAGCGACTGATGGAAGTTGAGATCCCAGTAGTGTCCTACTTCCGTTGCATGTTGGTCTACTACAGCGTGCTCACCAGGAACATGCTGTGCGCTGGTAACTTCTTTTTCGGAGGAAAAGGAACATGTCAG GGTGATTCAGGCGGCCCAGCTGTTCAGAACGGTAAAGTTGTAGGAATTACATCCTTCGGGCGAGGCTGCGCTCAGCCACTGTCTCCAAGTGTCTTCGCGCTGGTCTCCGCTCCCACCATACGGGATTTTATCAAGGAGCAAACTGGCCTTTGA
- the LOC128669309 gene encoding proton-coupled amino acid transporter-like protein CG1139 isoform X1: protein MEKVRPNDPPIRDLDTYSSKVELAYNGSREDLEPYVPSEHRPLESNTSSFGALAHLLKASLGSGVLAMPLAFKNAGWLVGSLGTILIGFICGHVIHILVKTSQQLCVEIKRPCLGYADTCEIVFKNGPKPVRKFAKFVRELADWALALTHMGACCVYVVVIAESFRQISNEYGGPKWSVTIFCGLTLVVLVPLTQITKLKYLVPFSALANFVWLGSILISIYYCLRDPPDLSERKIGNSITGIPNFISTCLFAMEGIGVVMPVENEMIKPQHFLGCPGVLNIAMTTVVALYGFVGFSGYLKYGDEARGSLTLNLPQDEILAQIAKILVACVMMLSFALIYYVPFDVVWRKVQDKIPAKNHRWAIAAIRLVGTLLIVGVASAIPRLELFMELVGAICLSILGLFLPAATETVWRWGKHLGPCYWIVVKNALLTIFSVVAMVSGVAYSVKSIVDTL, encoded by the exons GGTAGAATTAGCATACAATGGCTCCAGAGAGGACCTGGAGCCCTACGTCCCGTCGGAACACAGGCCACTGGAGTCCAACACATC GAGTTTCGGTGCCCTAGCGCACTTGCTGAAGGCGTCGCTGGGTTCAGGAGTGCTGGCGATGCCTCTTGCCTTCAAGAACGCGGGCTGGCTGGTCGGCAGCCTCGGCACCATCCTCATCGGGTTCATATGTGGCCACGTCATTCACATCTTG GTGAAAACGTCACAACAACTATGTGTAGAAATCAAGAGACCTTGTCTGGGTTACGCGGACACCTGTGAGATAGTCTTCAAAAATGGACCCAAGCCAGTTAGGAAGTTTGCCAAATTTGTTAg GGAGTTAGCAGATTGGGCTCTGGCGTTAACACACATGGGAGCTTGCTGTGTGTATGTGGTCGTTATAGCAGAGTCATTTAGACAG atttcaaACGAGTACGGAGGTCCAAAATGGTCGGTGACCATTTTCTGTGGTCTCACACTGGTCGTCCTAGTGCCCCTCACTCAGATCACGAAATTGAAGTACCTTGTCCCATTCTCGGCGCTTGCGAACTTCGTCTGGCTCGGCTCTATACTGATCTCCATATATTACTGCTTGAGGGACCCTCCAGATCTCTCAGAGAGGAAAATCGGAAATTCCATCACTGGAATTCCTAATTTTATAAG caCCTGCCTCTTCGCCATGGAAGGCATCGGCGTGGTCATGCCGGTGGAGAATGAGATGATCAAGCCGCAGCACTTCCTGGGCTGTCCCGGAGTCCTGAACATCGCCATGACGACAGTCGTGGCCCTGTACGGGTTCGTCGGCTTCTCCGGCTACTTGAAGTACGGAGACGAGGCTAGAGGCAGCCTCACGCTCAATCTACCTCAAGACGAAAT tttgGCCCAAATCGCCAAGATCTTGGTCGCTTGTGTTATGATGCTGTCCTTTGCCCTCATATACTATGTCCCATTTGATGTGGTCTGGAGGAAAGTACAAGATAAAATTCCGGCAAAAAACCACAGATGGGCTATAGCAGCTATAAGACTAGTAGGCACTTTGTTGATAG TGGGCGTCGCCAGTGCAATACCAAGGCTGGAGCTCTTCATGGAGCTGGTGGGAGCTATTTGCCTATCAATCCTTGGGCTCTTTCTGCCCGCGGCCACCGAAACTGTGTGGCGATGGGGCAAGCACCTGGGGCCATGTTACTGGATTGTGGTCAAAAATGCCCTGTTGACTATATTCTCTGTGGTAGCCATGGTGTCAGGAGTGGCGTATTCCGTTAAGTCTATTGTTGATACCTTGTGA
- the LOC128669309 gene encoding proton-coupled amino acid transporter-like protein pathetic isoform X2 — translation MPLAFKNAGWLVGSLGTILIGFICGHVIHILVKTSQQLCVEIKRPCLGYADTCEIVFKNGPKPVRKFAKFVRELADWALALTHMGACCVYVVVIAESFRQISNEYGGPKWSVTIFCGLTLVVLVPLTQITKLKYLVPFSALANFVWLGSILISIYYCLRDPPDLSERKIGNSITGIPNFISTCLFAMEGIGVVMPVENEMIKPQHFLGCPGVLNIAMTTVVALYGFVGFSGYLKYGDEARGSLTLNLPQDEILAQIAKILVACVMMLSFALIYYVPFDVVWRKVQDKIPAKNHRWAIAAIRLVGTLLIVGVASAIPRLELFMELVGAICLSILGLFLPAATETVWRWGKHLGPCYWIVVKNALLTIFSVVAMVSGVAYSVKSIVDTL, via the exons ATGCCTCTTGCCTTCAAGAACGCGGGCTGGCTGGTCGGCAGCCTCGGCACCATCCTCATCGGGTTCATATGTGGCCACGTCATTCACATCTTG GTGAAAACGTCACAACAACTATGTGTAGAAATCAAGAGACCTTGTCTGGGTTACGCGGACACCTGTGAGATAGTCTTCAAAAATGGACCCAAGCCAGTTAGGAAGTTTGCCAAATTTGTTAg GGAGTTAGCAGATTGGGCTCTGGCGTTAACACACATGGGAGCTTGCTGTGTGTATGTGGTCGTTATAGCAGAGTCATTTAGACAG atttcaaACGAGTACGGAGGTCCAAAATGGTCGGTGACCATTTTCTGTGGTCTCACACTGGTCGTCCTAGTGCCCCTCACTCAGATCACGAAATTGAAGTACCTTGTCCCATTCTCGGCGCTTGCGAACTTCGTCTGGCTCGGCTCTATACTGATCTCCATATATTACTGCTTGAGGGACCCTCCAGATCTCTCAGAGAGGAAAATCGGAAATTCCATCACTGGAATTCCTAATTTTATAAG caCCTGCCTCTTCGCCATGGAAGGCATCGGCGTGGTCATGCCGGTGGAGAATGAGATGATCAAGCCGCAGCACTTCCTGGGCTGTCCCGGAGTCCTGAACATCGCCATGACGACAGTCGTGGCCCTGTACGGGTTCGTCGGCTTCTCCGGCTACTTGAAGTACGGAGACGAGGCTAGAGGCAGCCTCACGCTCAATCTACCTCAAGACGAAAT tttgGCCCAAATCGCCAAGATCTTGGTCGCTTGTGTTATGATGCTGTCCTTTGCCCTCATATACTATGTCCCATTTGATGTGGTCTGGAGGAAAGTACAAGATAAAATTCCGGCAAAAAACCACAGATGGGCTATAGCAGCTATAAGACTAGTAGGCACTTTGTTGATAG TGGGCGTCGCCAGTGCAATACCAAGGCTGGAGCTCTTCATGGAGCTGGTGGGAGCTATTTGCCTATCAATCCTTGGGCTCTTTCTGCCCGCGGCCACCGAAACTGTGTGGCGATGGGGCAAGCACCTGGGGCCATGTTACTGGATTGTGGTCAAAAATGCCCTGTTGACTATATTCTCTGTGGTAGCCATGGTGTCAGGAGTGGCGTATTCCGTTAAGTCTATTGTTGATACCTTGTGA
- the LOC128669654 gene encoding trypsin-2-like isoform X2, which produces MLGFDHDSIILSEKVPIYPEYVEPRPPVSEDRIVGGTEAEIEDHPYQVSFIVNNSYFCGGIIISENYIMTAAHCAQNVDPTTVVLRAGSAWRKNGTVIPIASVTPHPEYDNPPFDKDVAVMKTVLPMTFDETMQPIALPEREEPVDEGMTLIASGWGRMMQGAPTIPERLMEVEIPVVSYFRCMLVYYSVLTRNMLCAGNFFFGGKGTCQGDSGGPAVQNGKVVGITSFGRGCAQPLSPSVFALVSAPTIRDFIKEQTGL; this is translated from the exons ATGCTTGGCTTCGATCATGACTCCATAATTCTGTCAGAGAAAGTGCCAATCTATCCAGAGTATGTAGAACCCAGGCCTCCAGTGAGTGAAGACCGCATCGTGGGTGGAACAGAAGCTGAAATAGAGGACCATCCTTATCAAGTGTCATTCATTGTAAACAATTCCTACTTCTGTGGTGGAATTATTATCAGCGAGAACTATATAATGACTGCTGCGCATTGTGCTCAAAA TGTCGACCCTACAACTGTTGTCCTGCGAGCTGGCAGCGCCTGGCGTAAAAACGGCACAGTCATACCGATCGCTTCAGTGACCCCCCATCCAGAATACGATAACCCCCCTTTCGACAAAGACGTGGCCGTGATGAAAACTGTTCTGCCGATGACGTTTGATGAAACGATGCAGCCGATAGCACTGCCAGAGAGGGAAGAGCCTGTAGATGAGGGGATGACTCTTATAGCCAGCGGGTGGGGGCGTATGATG CAAGGTGCCCCGACTATACCGGAGCGACTGATGGAAGTTGAGATCCCAGTAGTGTCCTACTTCCGTTGCATGTTGGTCTACTACAGCGTGCTCACCAGGAACATGCTGTGCGCTGGTAACTTCTTTTTCGGAGGAAAAGGAACATGTCAG GGTGATTCAGGCGGCCCAGCTGTTCAGAACGGTAAAGTTGTAGGAATTACATCCTTCGGGCGAGGCTGCGCTCAGCCACTGTCTCCAAGTGTCTTCGCGCTGGTCTCCGCTCCCACCATACGGGATTTTATCAAGGAGCAAACTGGCCTTTGA